In the Oryza glaberrima chromosome 6, OglaRS2, whole genome shotgun sequence genome, one interval contains:
- the LOC127776680 gene encoding kinesin-like protein KIN-UB, with protein MASGVRNGGGGGVGGRMSGKVANATPKAAAGKPRLSAAGGGAYRRTSSGPLPSAGGGGGRASSESGVSSRVRVAVRLRPRNADELAADADFGDCVELQPELKRLKLRKNNWESETYEFDEVLTEFASQKRVYEVVAKPVVESVLEGYNGTVMAYGQTGTGKTFTLGRLGEEDTAARGIMVRAMEDILADITPETDTVSVSYLQLYMEMIQDLLDPVNDNIAIVEDPRTGDVSLPGATVVEVRDQKSFVDLLRIGEAHRVAANTKLNTESSRSHALLMVNVRRAVKGKHEMDVSISGENGHSSSMVGSLRPPIVRKSKLVVVDLAGSERIDKSGSEGHTLEEAKSINLSLSALGKCINALAENSPHVPVRDSKLTRLLKDSFGGTARTSLVVTIGPSPRHRGETTSTIMFGQRAMKVENMVKLKEEFDYKSLCRRLDIELDKLIAENERQRKYFDDEIERITAEAQLRVTEAEREYKISLENEKAKYHQEYLDSIKILEEKWKIHQQSPKKLIKETEPTSSEVGEVQNLLQNEKVLRQSAEDEANDLKNQVLHWKKMEAAATAEVVKLRKMLDTEASQKEKLDEEIAVLKSQLLQLSLDADETRRSLDRGDGSGKIFPGFDSLMSHSRNSQPREQSNGPKPPIAKLFEQVGLQKILSLLESEEPDVRVHAVKVVANLAAEEANQEKIVEAGGLTSLLMLLRSSEDETIRRVAAGAIANLAMNETNQDLIMAQGGVSLLSMTASDAEDPQTLRMVAGAIANLCGNDKLQTRLRGEGGIKALLGMVKCGHPDVLAQVARGIANFAKCESRAATQGNKVGKSLLIDDGALPWIVKNANNEAAPIRRHIELALCHLAQHEVNSKDIISEGALWELVRISRDCSREDIRMLAYRTLTSSPTLQSEMRRLRIEC; from the exons ATGGCGAGTGGGGTGAGgaatgggggaggaggaggggtgggggGCAGGATGAGCGGGAAGGTGGCGAACGCGAcgcccaaggcggcggcggggaagccgCGGctgtcggcggccggcggcggcgcgtaccGGCGGACCAGCTCCGGGCCGCTCCCctccgcgggcggcggcggggggcgcgcGTCGTCGGAATCTGGAG TTTCTAGTAGAGTTAGAGTTGCTGTAAGGCTTAGGCCTCGAAATGCAGATGAGTTGGCTGCAGATGCTGACTTTGGTGATTGTGTTGAGCTCCAGCCAGAG CTCAAAAGGTTAAAGCTTCGTAAAAACAACTGGGAGTCAGAAACATATGAATTTGATGAAGTGCTTACAGAGTTTGCTTCACAGAAGAGAGTGTACGAGGTTGTTGCAAAACCAGTTGTAGAG AGTGTTTTGGAGGGATACAATGGTACCGTTATGGCATATGGGCAGACTGGTACTGGGAAAACGTTTACACTTGGAAGACTTGGTGAAGAAGATACTGCTGCACGGGGAATCATGGTCCGTGCAATGGAGGATATTTTGGCAGATATAACACCTGAAACTGATACAGTATCAGTATCTTACCTACAG TTGTATATGGAAATGATACAAGACCTCCTTGATCCTGTAAATGACAATATAGCCATTGTAGAAGATCCGAGGACAGGGGATGTTTCGTTACCTGGGGCTACAGTAGTTGAGGTTCGAGATCAGAAGAGTTTTGTAGATCTTCTAAGGATTGGGGAGGCTCATCGTGTTGCTGCAAACACAAAGTTGAATACTGAGTCTTCTCGTAGTCATGCACTCCTCATG GTAAATGTTAGAAGGGCCGTGAAAGGCAAGCATGAAATGGATGTTAGCATTTCTGGTGAAAATGGGCATTCATCTTCCATGGTGGGTTCACTCCGACCACCTATTGTTAGGAAAAGCAAGCTTGTGGTTGTAGACTTGGCGGGATCTGAGCGAATAGACAAGTCAG GAAGTGAGGGTCATACATTAGAAGAGGCAAAGTCTATCAACTTGTCCCTAAGTGCACTTGGAAAATGCATCAACGCGCTAGCTGAAAACAGCCCACATGTACCAGTTCGTGATTCAAAGCTTACAAGATTGCTTAAAGATTCATTTGGAG GCACTGCAAGGACATCATTGGTTGTGACAATTGGTCCATCTCCAAGACATCGGGGTGAGACTACCAGTACAATAATGTTTGGGCAAAGA GCAATGAAAGTTGAAAACATGGTGAAACTGAAGGAAGAATTTGACTACAAAAGCTTATGTAGAAGACTTGATATTGAATTAGATAAGTTAATTGCAGAAAACGAAAGACAGAGGAAATATTTTGATGATGAAATTGAAAGAATAACAGCAGAAGCTCAATTGCGTGTTACGGAGGCTGAAAGAGAATACAAAATTTCTCTAGAG AATGAGAAAGCGAAGTACCATCAGGAATACCTTGACTCTATAAAGATACTGGAGGAGAAATGGAAAATACACCAACAATCACCTAAGAAACTG ATTAAAGAAACTGAACCTACATCCAGTGAGGTAGGAGAAGTGCAGAACTTACTGCAGAATGAGAAAGTGTTGCGCCAATCTGCTGAAGATGAGGCTAATGACCTTAAGAATCAAGTATTACACTGGAAAAAGATGGAG GCTGCAGCTACTGCTGAGGTTGTCAAACTACGGAAAATGCTGGATACTGAAGCtagccaaaaagaaaaacttgatGAAGAAATTGCTGTTCTGAAAAGCCAGTTATTGCAGCTAAGTCTTGATGCTGATGAG acAAGGAGGAGCCTCGACAGAGGAGATGGATCTGGGAAAATATTTCCTGGGTTTGATTCTTTGATGTCTCATTCAAGGAATTCTCAGCCTAGAGAGCAGAGCAATGGACCTAAGCCGCCCATTGCTAAACTGTTTGAACAAG TTGGGTTACAGAAGATACTGTCGTTGCTTGAATCGGAAGAACCTGATGTTCGCGTTCATGCAGTGAAAGTTGTCGCGAATCTGGCAGCTGAAG AGGCAAATCAGGAAAAGATTGTAGAAGCAGGTGGCCTTACTTCTCTCCTAATGCTGCTTAGGAGCTCCGAGGATGAGACCATTCGCAGAGTAGCAGCAGGAGCAATTGCTAACCTTGCAATGAATG AAACAAACCAAGATCTTATCATGGCCCAAGGTGGTGTAAGCCTGTTATCTATGACAGCATCTGATGCGGAGGACCCACAAACTCTAAGAATGGTTGCTGGAGCCATCGCCAACCTTTGTGGCAATG ACAAACTGCAAACAcggttgagaggagaaggtgGCATCAAAGCATTGCTGGGAATGGTCAAATGCGGGCACCCTGATGTCCTTGCTCAAGTTGCACGTGGCATCGCAAACTTTGCTAAATGTGAATCTAGAGCAGCTACGCAAG GAAATAAGGTGGGAAAATCGTTATTAATTGATGATGGTGCGCTTCCCTGGATTGTAAAAAATGCAAATAATGAAGCTGCTCCAATTAGGAGGCACATTGAGCTTGCACTGTGCCATTTGGCGCAACATG AAGTAAATTCAAAGGATATCATTAGTGAAGGTGCTTTATGGGAACTTGTTCGGATTTCAAGGGATTGTTCTCGTGAGGACATAAGGATGCTAGCGTACCGGACATTGACTTCCAGCCCCACTCTTCAATCAGAGATGAGAAGATTGCGCATAGAATGCTGA
- the LOC127775900 gene encoding AT-hook motif nuclear-localized protein 18-like, with product MDPVTAAAAHGGGHHHHHHHFGAPPVAAFHHHPFHHGGGAHYPAAFQQFQEEQQQLVAAAAAAGGMAKQELVDESNNTINSGGSNGSGGEEQRQQSGEEQHQQGAAAPVVIRRPRGRPAGSKNKPKPPVIITRDSASALRAHVLEVASGCDLVDSVATFARRRQVGVCVLSATGAVTNVSVRQPGAGPGAVVNLTGRFDILSLSGSFLPPPAPPSATGLTVYVSGGQGQVVGGTVAGPLIAVGPVVIMAASFGNAAYERLPLEDDEPPQHMAGGGQSSPPPPQLPLPPPQQPILQDQLPHNLMNGIHLPGDAAYGWTSGGGGGGRAAPY from the coding sequence ATGGatccggtgacggcggcggcggcgcatgggggtgggcaccaccaccaccaccaccacttcgGAGCGCCACCGGTGGCGGCGTTCCACCACCACCCGTtccaccacggcggcggggcGCACTACCCGGCGGCGTTCCAGCAGTttcaggaggagcagcagcagcttgtggcggcggcggcggcggctggtgggaTGGCGAAGCAGGAGCTGGTGGATGAGAGCAACAACACCATCAACAGCGGCGGGAGCAACGggagcggcggggaggagcAGAGGCAGCAGTCCGGGGAGGAGCAGCACCAgcaaggggcggcggcgccggtggtgatCCGGCGTCCCAGGGGCCGCCCCGCCGGCTCCAAGAACAAGCCCAAGCCGCCGGTCATCATCACGCGCGACAGCGCCAGCGCGCTGCGGGCGCACGTCCTCGAGGTCGCCTCCGGGTGCGACCTCGTCGACAGCGTCGCCACgttcgcgcgccgccgccaggtcGGTGTCTGCGTGCTCagcgccaccggcgccgtcaCCAACGTCTCCGTCCGGCAGCCCGGCGCGGGCCCCGGCGCCGTCGTCAACCTCACCGGCCGCTTCGACATCCTCTCGCTCTCCggctccttcctcccgccgccggcgcctccctcCGCCACCGGCCTCACCGTCTACGTCTCCGGCGGCCAGGGGCAGGTCGTGGGCGGCACGGTCGCCGGACCGCTCATCGCCGTTGGCCCCGTCGTCATCATGGCCGCCTCGTTCGGGAACGCCGCCTACGAGCGCCTCCCGCTCGAGGACGACGAGCCGCCGCAGcacatggcgggcggcggccagtcctcgccgccgccgccgcagctgccatTACCACCACCCCAGCAGCCGATTCTTCAAGACCAGCTGCCACACAACCTGATGAACGGAATCCACCTCCCCGGCGACGCCGCCTACGGCTggaccagcggcggcggcggcggcggccgcgcggcgccgtACTGA